The Mytilus galloprovincialis chromosome 3, xbMytGall1.hap1.1, whole genome shotgun sequence genomic interval ttataatatatgttGCACTAGTAAATAGTGGCAGCAAGACTTTCGTTCAAGCCGAAAAGATAAGGCTAAGCCAAACCGTCGGATTCCCCCACATGTTATAAAAGGTCGGCAggaaaatttattttctttatttcgaTAAACATGTCCGCCCGTGTGTGGATCCAAATTAGTTATACACGTCAAACTAATTTTAATTCATTCTTGTGTTTGAAAGTCTTATCATTTACACGTTGGGTTCGACACAAAACAGATCTcgattttaaagaagaaaataaaacgtGTGCCCACGAGTCGAACATGTATTGTCTTATTAACAAAAATAACTTCAAACACTTCAAACGTGTTTGACCTAACCATCCTGTTATTGACGATGCTGACCGGTAATTTCGTTCGTcctatttaaagtaaacaaaatgcATGGACTCAATTCTAACCCAGTCTGCAAATAATCACATTAAatgtaccaattttactgcaccagatgcgatAAGACTCGTATCACTTTCAATAATGACAGCTAGTCAGTTTTAACCATTTTCGTATCGAAATAAATTCATTGCTGTAGGCGATTGCAAATGTACATTTGAGTACAGGGCATATTTGCATACTCATATTACACCCAACATCATGACTGTGGTTACAAAGTTGCTTGTCaatttcaatctttttttaattaGGATTAAACAATCTGATTATGTTGTAGCCCCTTATGTTGTTTATAAAACATTGTCATTTATGCATGACAATGTCATTCGATGTGTTTGAGCATCACCGCTCTTCGACACTTTGTACATCGGATACCAATGACCGTTTGTCCCGCCTACTTAAATTGATTGACAACCgtattttgaatttcaaatcGGGActctttattctttagttttctatgttgtgtcatgtgtgctgttgtttgtttgtcttttttcatttttaaccatggcgttgtcagtttgttttagatttatgagtttgactgtccctttggtatctttcgtccctctgttaCATGGATTCAAAATAAATCTATTAAACTAAAAATAATTTTCAGTAGAAAATCCAAATAAACTACTTTTTCCATTCCATTTCAAAACAAGCAATGCATTTTCTAAGACATTTagtcaaaaaaaatttttttagatGCATCCTCTtccaaaaaaggtcaaaaatatgTGCATAAGAAAGAAAATTTCAGCATGATATACTTAGTACCGATGTTTCAAATACTAATCAACTGTGAAAGATATTCTGGAGTCGTAAATTTACGAGATCCAATGAATTCACTTAAATAATGTTATGAAACCCATTAAAGGAGTGATCAGGATGTGTATGACTGTAAGATTACATTGTACTTTGTTGAAAATATTGTGTATAAAGGGATGTTCTCTTTTGTAATAAAAGTCAGTAAACCGTGCCTCTCTTTGCCAATTGAAATTTATACCTTTTCGCTACGTGCGTGAATATACTCTTGTAAAAGAGGCAATGCATTTCACACACTACtctaaaatgttaatttttactAAAAACTCACGATATCTTTTATGAACAAAAAtgtgatagataaaaaaaaataccgttTTCGTTTGATATTCTAAAAAAATCTTCGGTGCAAAAAGATGCAGACAATTTCCCCTGTATTTTTTTAACTTGCAAGCTAAGTATCTAAAATTTTGCATCGCTTACCAAATCTAATTAGTTCGAATCCGAAagacatttcataaaaaaaccttCTTTATCTTGGTGAATTGGTAATAATTATGTACTTTCGAAtaattctttgaataaaaaaagtctgCGGTATAATTTACAActcaaaaaaatatgtttgacttTCATTATTTATCATGAGATTGTAATTTAGTGGTTTTCGTTCGTTgctgtgtatcatatttgttACTCATTGTTGTTTCGTGCATAAATCAGGTTTTTGTATTCTCGTTTGGAatgctttacatttttttttatgtctgggTCTTTTATGGCTTGCTTattgcggtatgggttttgcttattgatgaaggccgtacaatgacctataataATAACGCCTACGTTTTTTTATCTGATATTTTTACGTTGAATGCAAACTATACGAACCTACGAAGTCTTGTATTATAGGACTAGGGGTGgagtgattatttttttttttataaaacaataaaatatacataattcAGTTTGAATCAAGTTGAAATGACATTACATTTCTCcatagataattttttttaaatgatacatACATTGTTCCTCGTACCCTTAAATCGTGATTTCTCTGTCGACCCTACATTGTTTAAGTCGTTGCGACTTTATCCATTAGCAACATATGTCCACAAAACAAAACTCCGGGTAAACAGGAGACCTTCTTGCTttaaaaaggttcacattgtctTTATTGTGAGCTAGAGCTAGTTTCAAACCTTGGCGTCGTGTGTTTTTGAATTACTTCGTTGATGAATTCATCACTACAAAGTATTTGCAAAATCTTTGTGTCCGTGAAAACTTAGagttgtttaaatttcaaatttcatcaaGGTCCCTCCTGTGAGACTGTCTGACGGACTTCAAGGTCGACAGGGTAAGAGGTGAATGTATTCAGGTTAATTTAGGTTATGTGGTACTATGGGTAAATGTCTGGTTAATATATATCTTATCTTTGATGTGCCGCATTAGCATCCCTATAAAGTAAGACAGTCCGTGCGTGACCCATAACATACGATATTGTATGTATTTCCCTGGCGACTTTCTAGCAAAATCCGGACTATATACTATATCAATTAACGTGTCTGAAGACGaatttgtgtaaaataattttgtttgattttatgttCTGAAAATTTAAATACACTGAGCTCTTGAACAGATCTTTTCGGACATCGAGTTgggcctattttttttttttttttttttttttttgtgtgtgtaaattCGGGATTTACACCTCTTGGGACTCGGGAATCAGTTATTAATTTTTCGGGATTCGGCataaaatgctttgttttttcgGGATTTCGGTATTCAGcttttgtttgggttttttttatggaAACTCCGGATCATGATATTCCTCATACCCTCTCGCACTCTCTTCAGCAGGCAAAGTTGAGGGAAAAGGAAAATTATCCTgactgtttgagaatttgaatttgttaaatatttgcaaTTCTAATACAATCACAAGACCTGCagatttttgtatttctttatgtGGAATGACTACAAAAAGGGGATGTATACGACTTCCCAGACTGAATCTACGATTCATGTTCGTTACTTAACACTTTTAATACCGAAACAATTAgagatatcaatatttttttttttcaaatatcgaatactGGTTTCCAACTAAATGTTTGAATATATCTGGAATATTTTCCCTCATATTCACAGCTATCTGAAGTTAGTTCATAGTAACCTGTCGGCTCGACAGGATCGGGTCAGGACTCCAGGCTAAGCAGGACCTCAGTTTAATATAGGTGTGGCAATCCATCACCTTTGTCCAATCAACTGTCCTTTATGATCAAAATTGATGGGATTGTAGTCGAAATAATGTAATTTATATAATGACATTGTAATAGTTTTAGGACACAGTTACATCAACATCAAAAGATAATGTACTTTTTTGTGGAAGCTGTGGACTACTggtcaaaataaaattgatttctaCAAGTTACTTTGTAACCACTGTCATGATGTTGGGTATATCATATTATAATGAGATAAAACCTTTCATTTTTATATCAGATGTCTCAAAGTTTGACTGTTCACAATTGCTAAAATGTTGCAATGTGTTACAATCTTTTTTAATAAACGATAGATTTGTTATTATTATGAGTACACgctaatttttttcaattttcgttCGAATTCGCATGatgatattattttttctatCTCTATTtatggagatttttttttttttatatataatgagAAATACCTGTACGTGCAGCAACGATCAAATACAAATTAAGCGTCTCTTCGATCGCAATGATATAAAGTCTCGTGTTGCTTCAACTTTTATTACAAACATTCTGTCTTGGTGGTAAAGGGTTCTTAAAATTTGGTCATATCGTATATCGGTTCATTTTAATGGCGTACTCTAGTGAAATGATATAATCGCCACAAAATAACTCTCTGGAAGTTTAAATATTATTCTTCCGGGTGGTTCGACCGTAAAACAAATCGCTTAAGTAAATAAATCTAGTCCCATAGATAAAAACATTGACAGAAAGAATACAAAATGCCCCTGATCTGTTATTGCAGCGGTAACATAACGTAACAATGTCACCATACGACATATAAGCTTGGTGTCGGGTGTGGGCTAGCATTGGCGATAGCATCTTCTGGTGGTGGAATTGGTAGTTTTGCATTCCCACCATTTATTCAAATgttaaatgaatattatgcatgGCGTGGCATGTTTTTGATTCTTGGAGGAATAACTCTCAATATATGTCTATTTGGATTAATTCTCCGCCCATTGGCAAAAGTCAGCCCgaagaaaaatcaacaaaagtcGAAAAATAATAAGTTACAACAAAGCTTTGATAGAAAAAATCTGAAAACTAAAATGATGAACGAAGAAAGAGTTAGATTCTTCGATAGACATTCTTATTTGAAAATTGTATCATTTTACGTCCTTATGGCCAATAGTTTTATGTATCAATTTGGTGCATCTATTATATTAGGTCACCTGCAAGCTTATGCTGTTTATCATCTAGGATTTACTACGCAAAATGCCGCAATATTGTATACAATTTCCGGTGTGATGGTTCTTGTTTTCAAACTTCTACATGGTGTATTTGCAAATATAAGCCATGTTCAAATATTTCGGCCTAtttatcaatacatatttttCTATGCAATAGGTGGAATAGCaacaatattttttacttttgattccCAATACTGTGTTTACTTTTCAAGTGCGATATTTGGAATGAGTTATGCAGCATGTGGTGGTTCACTTATACCAGCTATTGTCATTGACATATCTGGCGTAGAATCATTTGGTGTTGCATATGGAATTGTGCTGCTCTGTCTATCAATTGGACAGTTAGTTGGTGCTCCGATTGCAGGTAAGCGGGGGTTTTGTTTTTATCTCGATAATAGAAGGATGAGCGGAAAAAGGACACAGACAAGAAATAATTATGCTCTCTCTTACTGCTATCGTAGGTTGGTGATGAACATAGCTACCTTAATACTTAAACCC includes:
- the LOC143066742 gene encoding monocarboxylate transporter 12-like, producing MCMTLGVGCGLALAIASSGGGIGSFAFPPFIQMLNEYYAWRGMFLILGGITLNICLFGLILRPLAKVSPKKNQQKSKNNKLQQSFDRKNLKTKMMNEERVRFFDRHSYLKIVSFYVLMANSFMYQFGASIILGHLQAYAVYHLGFTTQNAAILYTISGVMVLVFKLLHGVFANISHVQIFRPIYQYIFFYAIGGIATIFFTFDSQYCVYFSSAIFGMSYAACGGSLIPAIVIDISGVESFGVAYGIVLLCLSIGQLVGAPIAGLLYEHKKTYDTAFILAGTMMIASALIMVYPLRTDLSPSKLNKQIEPNEEIDLKNNEKRRDFDPISVSSFREAEQVSNVQ